A genomic stretch from Croceibacterium aestuarii includes:
- a CDS encoding Hpt domain-containing protein, whose translation MAVQSNGFDATISAAAGDDLELLEELRSAFVESLARQIDLLRRARCDGNWEIAAQRLKSLGASFHAPRLVDLAVLALESAPGDPAVLRQLERFIGKIQV comes from the coding sequence ATGGCTGTGCAGAGCAACGGTTTCGACGCAACTATTTCCGCGGCTGCCGGTGACGACCTGGAGCTGCTTGAGGAACTGCGCTCTGCATTCGTCGAGAGTCTCGCGCGTCAGATCGACCTGCTTCGCCGCGCGCGCTGCGACGGTAACTGGGAAATTGCGGCGCAGCGCCTAAAAAGCCTCGGCGCCTCTTTCCACGCCCCCCGGCTGGTCGATCTTGCCGTTCTCGCACTCGAGAGCGCGCCGGGCGACCCCGCCGTACTGCGCCAACTCGAACGTTTCATCGGGAAGATTCAGGTCTGA
- a CDS encoding ribonuclease J gives MKKDFTPEDELLFLALGGSGEIGMNVNLYGCRGKWLMVDLGMTFSGDEYPGIDLVFADLDFIEERSADLLGVVLTHAHEDHIGSVPYFAEELGVPLYATPFTAELVRRKLEEAGIAGKIEINIIEEDHGSIQLGPFEITYIPLAHSIAEGNALLIETPFGRVFHTGDWKLDEEPLIGEPATEEELTDIGDGGVLALVCDSTNVFNSAASGSEGAVYRGLLEEVKKHRGKRVLVTTFASNVARLQTLGHVAEETGRQLCVAGRSLDRIIEVAKDNGYLQHFPPLIDFVTAMGLPRGEVLILGTGGQGEPRAALARIAEDNHQVGLTSGDVVLFSSRQIPGNEIAIGRIQNRLAERGIVMITDRQSEIHVSGHPGRPELEALYGWLRPNILVPVHGEIRHMQEQVRLGRANGIEHCVFQKNGDVVRLAPGTPSRLAQVRAGRLVLDGDIIAPADGEAVTLRRRLARDGMLLVVIDAAGRPQVEGYGLPLDEDYDAFVEEAQEDIVDALKRLKSARSRDRAAIMEAARLAARRAAQRWSGKKPQTRVILVGDD, from the coding sequence GTGAAGAAGGATTTCACACCCGAAGACGAATTGCTGTTCCTGGCGCTCGGTGGCTCCGGCGAGATCGGGATGAACGTCAATCTCTACGGTTGCCGCGGCAAATGGCTGATGGTCGATCTCGGCATGACCTTCAGCGGCGATGAATATCCCGGCATCGACCTCGTCTTCGCCGACCTCGACTTCATCGAGGAGCGCAGCGCGGATCTGCTGGGCGTGGTGCTGACCCACGCGCACGAGGATCACATCGGCTCGGTGCCCTACTTCGCCGAGGAATTGGGGGTGCCGCTTTATGCCACCCCGTTCACCGCCGAGCTGGTGCGGCGCAAACTCGAAGAGGCGGGCATCGCCGGCAAGATCGAGATCAACATCATCGAGGAAGACCATGGATCGATCCAACTCGGTCCGTTCGAGATAACCTACATCCCGCTCGCTCACTCGATTGCCGAGGGCAACGCGCTGCTGATCGAGACGCCCTTTGGCCGGGTGTTCCACACCGGCGACTGGAAGCTCGACGAGGAACCGCTGATCGGCGAGCCGGCAACCGAGGAGGAACTGACGGACATCGGCGACGGGGGAGTGCTCGCGCTGGTCTGCGATTCGACCAATGTTTTCAATTCCGCGGCATCCGGTAGCGAGGGGGCGGTCTACCGCGGATTGCTGGAGGAAGTGAAGAAGCATCGCGGCAAACGGGTGCTGGTAACGACCTTCGCTTCCAATGTCGCGCGGCTGCAGACTCTGGGCCACGTGGCCGAGGAAACCGGGCGCCAGCTGTGCGTCGCCGGGCGCTCGCTCGACCGCATCATCGAGGTCGCCAAGGACAACGGGTACCTGCAGCATTTCCCCCCGCTGATCGATTTCGTCACGGCGATGGGCCTGCCGCGCGGCGAAGTGTTGATTCTCGGCACCGGCGGGCAGGGCGAGCCCCGCGCGGCGCTAGCCCGAATCGCCGAAGACAATCACCAGGTCGGCCTGACGTCGGGCGACGTCGTGCTTTTCTCCAGCCGCCAGATTCCCGGCAACGAGATTGCCATCGGAAGAATCCAAAACCGCCTTGCCGAGCGCGGGATCGTCATGATCACCGACCGGCAGAGCGAAATCCACGTCTCGGGCCATCCCGGCCGGCCCGAACTCGAAGCGCTCTACGGCTGGCTGCGGCCCAATATCCTGGTCCCTGTTCACGGAGAAATACGCCATATGCAGGAGCAGGTGCGGCTCGGCCGGGCGAACGGTATCGAGCACTGCGTGTTTCAGAAAAACGGCGACGTCGTACGCCTTGCGCCCGGCACGCCGTCGCGCCTCGCGCAAGTTCGCGCCGGGCGGCTCGTGCTCGACGGTGATATCATCGCCCCCGCCGACGGCGAAGCGGTGACCTTGCGCCGGCGTCTGGCGCGTGACGGAATGTTGCTCGTCGTGATCGATGCGGCGGGCCGCCCGCAGGTCGAAGGTTACGGGTTGCCTCTCGACGAGGACTACGACGCTTTCGTCGAGGAGGCGCAGGAGGATATCGTCGATGCGCTCAAGCGCCTCAAGAGCGCCAGGTCGCGAGATCGGGCGGCGATCATGGAGGCTGCCCGCCTCGCCGCGCGCCGCGCCGCGCAGCGCTGGTCGGGCAAGAAGCCGCAGACGCGTGTGATCCTGGTGGGCGACGACTGA
- a CDS encoding biotin--[acetyl-CoA-carboxylase] ligase translates to MIHTVPETGSTNADLVARLAAGERISEGDWLIADRQTGGRGRRGRMWQDGEGNFMGSTVVHLAAQDPAASGLSFVAALAVYETIVALIAKPQDLMLKWPNDVLLRGAKLCGLLLERVGDSAVVGIGANLVSAPQIDGAMTFSLADVGPAPSRDDFAIRLAANFDLELGRWRQFGLEPLLNRWRAAAHRPGTRLTVHDAAGATVSGIFDGLEPDGALRLRLEDGTIRPIHAGDVSLEG, encoded by the coding sequence TTGATTCATACCGTTCCCGAAACAGGTTCGACCAACGCCGACCTCGTCGCCCGGCTCGCCGCCGGCGAGCGCATTTCCGAAGGTGACTGGCTGATCGCCGACCGCCAGACCGGCGGGCGCGGGCGGCGGGGGCGCATGTGGCAGGACGGTGAGGGCAACTTCATGGGCTCGACGGTCGTCCATCTGGCTGCACAGGACCCCGCTGCGTCAGGGCTTTCGTTCGTCGCCGCCTTGGCGGTTTACGAGACAATCGTGGCGCTGATTGCCAAGCCGCAGGATCTGATGCTCAAGTGGCCAAACGACGTGCTGCTGCGCGGCGCCAAGCTGTGCGGCCTCTTGCTCGAGCGCGTGGGTGACAGCGCAGTTGTCGGGATCGGCGCAAACCTGGTCTCGGCGCCGCAGATCGACGGAGCGATGACCTTCTCGCTGGCCGATGTCGGTCCCGCCCCGTCGCGCGACGATTTTGCCATCCGTCTTGCCGCGAATTTCGATCTCGAACTGGGCCGCTGGCGCCAGTTCGGGCTCGAGCCGCTGCTCAACCGCTGGCGGGCGGCAGCACATCGGCCCGGCACGCGCTTGACCGTCCACGACGCCGCCGGAGCAACCGTGTCAGGCATCTTCGACGGCCTCGAACCCGACGGCGCGCTGCGGCTGCGCTTGGAAGACGGCACCATCCGGCCTATCCACGCCGGCGACGTCTCGCTGGAAGGATAG
- a CDS encoding DUF1467 family protein — protein MQWTSIIAIYGLVWVLSAFIMLPLGIRTHDELGKDKTAGQADSAPANFRPGKVAIRATILSALLTALFVANYTFGWIEADDLDFISPMISGSVSDN, from the coding sequence ATGCAGTGGACCTCGATTATTGCCATCTATGGCCTGGTCTGGGTCCTGAGCGCGTTCATCATGCTGCCGCTCGGAATTCGCACGCACGACGAACTGGGCAAGGACAAGACCGCGGGGCAGGCCGACAGCGCACCGGCCAATTTCAGGCCGGGCAAGGTGGCGATCCGCGCGACGATCCTCTCCGCGTTGCTGACCGCGCTGTTCGTCGCCAATTACACGTTCGGCTGGATAGAGGCAGACGACCTCGACTTCATTTCGCCGATGATCTCGGGCTCCGTGTCGGATAACTAG
- the gltX gene encoding glutamate--tRNA ligase: protein MASGSEGQVVTRFAPSPTGFLHIGGARTALFNWLYARHHGGKALLRIEDTDRKRSTQEAIDAILDGLAWLGLDYDEPPVFQSERAARHAAVAEELLASGHAYKCYATPEELEEMRAEQRAKKLPLRYDGRWRDRDPSEAPQGAHYVIRLKTPNEGEMVIDDRVQGRVTVKNAEIDDYVLLRADGTPTYMLAVVVDDHDMGVTHIVRGDDHLNNAFRQLPIYHAMGWPIPVYAHIPLIHGNDGAKLSKRHGAMGVDAYRDELGILPEALFNYLLRLGWGFGDQEEFTREEAIAAFTLEGVGKSPSRFDMKKLLSMNGTYIRKADDGELAGLVAARIGPQADVAVLTTAMPVLKTRARDLHELADGAGFLFSSRPLSMSEKAQELLTPEARVLLGGISERLAAEAHWTTEALEANLKTYAEDLGLGLGKLAQPLRAALTGQTTSPGIFDVLALLGKEESLARIDAQAAETGK, encoded by the coding sequence CGCCCGCACGGCGCTGTTCAACTGGCTCTACGCGCGCCACCACGGCGGCAAGGCGCTGCTGCGGATCGAGGACACCGATCGCAAGCGCTCGACCCAGGAAGCGATCGACGCAATTCTCGACGGCCTCGCCTGGCTCGGCCTCGACTACGACGAGCCGCCGGTGTTCCAGAGCGAGCGCGCCGCCCGCCACGCCGCGGTTGCCGAGGAGCTTCTCGCCAGCGGCCATGCCTACAAGTGTTACGCCACGCCGGAAGAACTCGAGGAAATGCGCGCCGAGCAGCGGGCGAAGAAGCTGCCGCTGCGCTACGACGGGCGCTGGCGCGACCGCGACCCGTCCGAAGCGCCCCAGGGTGCGCACTACGTGATCCGGCTGAAGACCCCCAACGAGGGCGAGATGGTGATCGATGACCGCGTGCAGGGCCGCGTCACGGTAAAGAACGCAGAGATCGACGATTACGTGCTGCTGCGCGCCGATGGCACGCCGACCTATATGCTCGCCGTGGTGGTCGACGATCACGACATGGGGGTGACCCACATCGTCCGGGGTGACGATCACCTCAACAACGCCTTCCGCCAGCTGCCCATCTACCACGCCATGGGCTGGCCTATTCCCGTCTATGCCCACATTCCGCTGATCCACGGCAACGATGGCGCCAAGCTGTCGAAGCGCCACGGGGCCATGGGGGTCGACGCCTACCGCGACGAGCTCGGCATTCTGCCTGAAGCGCTGTTCAACTACCTGCTGCGCCTCGGCTGGGGTTTCGGCGACCAGGAGGAGTTCACCCGCGAGGAGGCGATTGCCGCCTTCACGCTTGAAGGCGTCGGCAAGAGCCCGAGTCGCTTCGATATGAAGAAGCTGCTGAGCATGAACGGTACCTATATCCGCAAGGCCGACGATGGCGAGCTGGCCGGGCTCGTAGCAGCCAGAATCGGTCCCCAGGCCGACGTCGCCGTCCTGACCACGGCCATGCCGGTGCTCAAGACCCGCGCCCGCGACCTGCACGAGCTTGCCGATGGTGCCGGGTTCTTGTTCAGCTCCCGCCCCTTGTCGATGAGCGAAAAGGCACAGGAACTGCTAACACCCGAGGCCCGCGTCCTGCTCGGCGGGATTTCGGAGCGCCTAGCCGCGGAAGCGCACTGGACAACCGAGGCGCTGGAGGCCAATCTCAAGACATATGCGGAAGACCTGGGGCTCGGCCTCGGCAAACTCGCCCAGCCGCTGCGTGCGGCGCTTACGGGGCAGACCACCTCCCCCGGAATTTTCGATGTACTGGCCCTTCTCGGCAAAGAAGAGAGCCTGGCCCGGATCGACGCTCAGGCGGCCGAAACGGGCAAATGA
- a CDS encoding sensor histidine kinase — protein MAGAAQFIATARTDGRDWLVEAAEPLSELQLRSGGDLPGIIATPALLQLVRKSRKYGLRLARAIQAQDDSESVTAWVEIEPDEDGEGCRIGLTNWQAAPLTAEDQAAAARRHEAIERHVAELAARLGPQQEVLSVDCDCAELAEIAQRLREGQGRRWTELVEIAGDTRRKNLHWRLLDGARLVIPGSSRHWKAVLLPLGRAEPGKTGFDLLFVADEPPAPAPRTTATKSVFSTAIGRDIAPVLRQPISRIIANAETIRTQLAGPLSDEYSKYAADIATAGEHLLALIDDLADLEVVEAEEFDTAPDKIDLADVARRASGILGVRSRERGISIDAPKDDESVLAVGEFRRVLQILLNLLGNALRYAPEGSQVWLRAEREGGRARLTVADQGEGLSAEQQARVFEKFERLGRSGDGGSGLGLYISRRLARAMDGELSVESAPGQGARFTLELPAFDDRRQKRR, from the coding sequence ATGGCGGGCGCAGCCCAATTCATCGCCACGGCTCGGACCGATGGGCGCGACTGGCTGGTCGAGGCGGCGGAGCCGCTTTCCGAGCTGCAACTGCGCAGCGGGGGCGACCTGCCAGGCATCATCGCCACGCCGGCGTTGCTGCAACTGGTCCGCAAGTCGCGCAAGTACGGTCTGCGACTGGCGCGGGCGATCCAGGCCCAGGACGACAGCGAAAGCGTTACCGCGTGGGTCGAGATCGAACCCGACGAAGATGGCGAGGGCTGTCGCATCGGATTGACCAATTGGCAAGCGGCCCCCCTGACCGCCGAAGACCAGGCGGCCGCCGCGCGCCGCCACGAAGCAATCGAGCGTCACGTGGCCGAACTCGCCGCTCGTCTCGGTCCGCAGCAGGAAGTGCTCTCGGTCGACTGCGATTGCGCCGAATTGGCCGAAATTGCGCAGCGCCTGCGCGAAGGGCAAGGCAGGCGTTGGACCGAGCTCGTCGAGATCGCCGGCGACACACGCCGCAAGAACCTTCATTGGCGTTTGCTCGACGGGGCGAGACTGGTGATCCCGGGCTCGTCGCGCCACTGGAAAGCGGTTCTGCTCCCGCTCGGGCGCGCCGAGCCGGGCAAGACCGGTTTCGACCTGCTTTTCGTCGCCGACGAGCCGCCTGCGCCCGCACCGAGGACGACGGCAACGAAATCGGTCTTCAGCACCGCCATTGGGCGCGACATAGCGCCGGTCTTGCGTCAACCGATCAGCCGGATCATCGCCAATGCCGAGACCATTCGGACGCAGCTCGCCGGCCCGCTGTCGGATGAATACAGCAAGTATGCCGCCGACATCGCCACCGCGGGCGAGCACCTGCTCGCGCTGATCGACGACCTTGCCGATCTCGAAGTGGTCGAGGCAGAAGAATTCGACACCGCGCCCGACAAGATCGACCTTGCCGATGTCGCGCGCCGCGCTTCCGGCATTCTCGGCGTGCGGTCGCGCGAGCGGGGAATTTCCATCGATGCACCGAAAGACGACGAAAGCGTGCTGGCTGTCGGCGAGTTCCGACGCGTGCTGCAAATCTTGCTCAACCTGCTCGGCAACGCCTTGCGCTATGCCCCCGAAGGCTCGCAAGTCTGGCTGCGCGCTGAGCGCGAGGGCGGACGCGCGCGCCTGACCGTCGCCGATCAGGGCGAGGGACTGAGCGCCGAACAGCAGGCGAGAGTGTTCGAAAAGTTCGAGCGGCTCGGCCGAAGCGGGGATGGCGGTTCGGGCCTTGGCCTCTACATCTCACGCCGCCTGGCGCGGGCGATGGACGGCGAGTTGTCGGTCGAAAGCGCGCCGGGGCAGGGGGCCCGCTTCACGCTGGAGCTCCCCGCCTTCGACGACCGGCGCCAGAAGCGCCGCTAG
- a CDS encoding citrate synthase has translation MADKAKLAVHGNDYELPVLEGTCGPDVVDIRKLYGQTGMFTYDPGYKSTASCESALTYIDGEEGVLLHRGYPIGQLAEHSSFMEVSYLLLNGELPSSDELDQFTWTITRHTMLHEQLIQLFRGFRRDAHPMAVMCGVVGALSAFYHDSTDISDPEHRRISSHRLIAKMPTIAAIAYKYSVGQPFLYPDNSLSYTGNFLRMTFGVPAEEYEVHPAVEKAMDRIFILHADHEQNASTSTVRLAGSSGANPFACVAAGIACLWGPAHGGANEAALNMLREIGTPDRIPHYIERAKDKNDPFRLMGFGHRVYKNYDPRATVMQKTVREVLEALKVTDPVFETALQLEEMALHDDYFIEKKLFPNVDFYSGIILSAIGFPTTMFTALFALARTVGWVAQWNEMISDPAQVIGRPRQLYTGPTQRDYVPVDKR, from the coding sequence TTGGCGGACAAGGCAAAACTGGCAGTCCACGGAAACGACTACGAGCTGCCTGTACTCGAAGGGACCTGCGGCCCCGATGTGGTCGATATCCGCAAGCTCTACGGCCAGACCGGCATGTTCACCTATGATCCGGGCTACAAGTCGACCGCCAGTTGCGAGAGCGCGCTGACTTACATCGACGGCGAGGAAGGCGTCCTGCTCCATCGCGGTTATCCGATCGGGCAGCTCGCCGAACACTCAAGCTTCATGGAAGTCTCGTATCTGCTGCTCAACGGCGAGTTGCCGAGTTCCGACGAGCTCGACCAGTTCACCTGGACGATCACCCGCCACACAATGCTGCACGAGCAGTTGATCCAGCTTTTCCGCGGCTTCCGCCGCGACGCGCACCCGATGGCGGTCATGTGCGGGGTGGTCGGCGCGCTCTCGGCGTTCTACCACGACAGCACCGACATCTCCGATCCCGAGCACCGGCGGATTTCGAGCCACCGGCTCATTGCCAAGATGCCGACCATCGCTGCGATCGCCTACAAATATTCGGTCGGGCAGCCGTTCCTCTATCCCGACAACTCGCTGTCCTATACCGGCAACTTCCTTCGCATGACCTTCGGCGTTCCGGCAGAGGAATACGAGGTGCACCCGGCGGTCGAAAAGGCCATGGACCGGATTTTCATCCTCCACGCCGACCACGAACAGAACGCCTCGACCTCGACAGTGCGGCTCGCCGGCTCCTCTGGCGCCAATCCGTTTGCCTGCGTCGCGGCGGGCATCGCCTGCCTGTGGGGTCCCGCGCACGGCGGCGCCAACGAGGCCGCGCTCAACATGCTGCGCGAGATCGGCACCCCAGACAGGATTCCGCACTACATCGAGCGCGCCAAGGACAAGAACGACCCGTTCCGCCTGATGGGTTTCGGTCACCGCGTCTACAAGAACTACGATCCGCGGGCGACGGTGATGCAAAAGACCGTGCGCGAGGTGCTCGAAGCGCTCAAGGTCACCGATCCGGTGTTCGAGACCGCCTTGCAGCTTGAGGAAATGGCGCTTCACGACGATTACTTCATCGAAAAGAAGCTGTTTCCCAACGTCGATTTCTACTCCGGCATCATCCTTTCGGCGATCGGTTTCCCGACGACGATGTTCACCGCGCTCTTCGCGCTGGCCCGCACCGTCGGCTGGGTGGCGCAGTGGAACGAGATGATTTCCGACCCGGCGCAGGTCATCGGGCGTCCGCGCCAGCTCTACACCGGGCCGACGCAGCGCGATTACGTGCCGGTCGACAAGCGGTAG
- a CDS encoding ATPase: MSRRENLVAVGSEPDTAQSTESSEAIDSSAAEIDVEEVAWDEEAPRRHLDWIVPTLAVMAALVWSGFFGWVYRDEMLAGATPEQWSNWVVAWTVPILLIVSLWLLAMRHSRREASRFSDTARSLSLESARLEERLSVVNRELSLAREFLAAQSRDLEALGRMAGERISKHAGRLQELIVDNSQQVETIGRVSETARDNMERLRSDLPVISNSARDVSNQIGHAGDVAHGHVQSLVDGFNRLNQFGEASERQITSLRERIDDALGHFETQLSQLEKIATERFTVLGQQSEEFRARLDGREVEALASLRRQASALDEELTARGSEIQDRTEREIAALRERVALADDEGRALLDRMRAGQDEAAEKWSAAIADFKDRLKQAIDDISRIDAAALDQARRRLHALSDEAERVDTAMNDRVAAFEQALAGRREEAQARETDAIIALENRLASLDEHVRERQEEHLAHVAGLAERGEAMSALLGELGRKMASIAEQGNQAGGTLQEATVNLALSLAESREELVRNSDLIARLTDESVRLLELVRAGSEHAQRDLPRALADATNELDGFQKRVSDARDVIGEAVGRGEALAAHAAAARREGDGALDQFAALDAQIAKAAETHAERLAELEASLAAIAEKSEAIAERARGTLGEALEGMTERFAEDSAVSIERALREHADSAIEDLQESARKASEASRDAAMQLRDQLSAVNELAGNLEHRVAYARQRAEEQVDNDFARRMALITESLHSSAIDISKAFDTEVTDTAWASYLRGDRGIFTRRAVRLLETQDAREISEIYGEDGEFRETVNRYIHDFEAMLRSVLSTRDGHALGVTLLSSDPGKLYVALAQAIERLRG; encoded by the coding sequence ATGTCTCGACGGGAAAACTTGGTTGCGGTGGGCTCCGAGCCTGACACTGCACAGAGCACGGAATCGTCCGAAGCGATTGATTCTTCAGCAGCAGAGATCGACGTCGAAGAGGTCGCGTGGGACGAGGAAGCGCCGCGGCGCCACCTCGACTGGATCGTGCCGACGCTTGCCGTCATGGCGGCACTCGTCTGGAGCGGCTTTTTCGGCTGGGTCTACAGAGACGAAATGCTCGCCGGCGCCACTCCCGAGCAGTGGAGCAATTGGGTTGTCGCCTGGACAGTCCCGATCCTGCTCATCGTATCGCTATGGCTGCTCGCCATGCGCCATTCGCGGCGCGAGGCGTCGCGTTTCTCCGACACGGCCCGCTCGTTGTCGCTTGAAAGTGCGCGGCTCGAGGAACGGCTGTCGGTCGTCAACCGCGAACTCAGCCTGGCTCGCGAGTTCCTGGCCGCGCAATCACGCGATCTCGAAGCGCTCGGCCGCATGGCCGGCGAGCGGATTTCCAAACACGCCGGGCGTCTGCAGGAACTGATTGTCGATAACTCGCAGCAGGTCGAGACGATCGGCAGGGTTAGCGAGACGGCGCGCGACAACATGGAACGTCTGCGCAGCGACCTTCCGGTCATTTCGAACTCGGCCCGCGATGTCAGCAACCAGATCGGGCACGCGGGAGATGTCGCTCATGGCCACGTGCAGTCGCTGGTCGATGGCTTCAACCGGCTCAATCAGTTCGGCGAAGCGAGCGAGAGGCAAATCACTTCGCTCCGCGAACGTATCGACGACGCGCTAGGGCACTTCGAAACCCAGCTGAGCCAGCTCGAGAAAATCGCCACAGAGCGGTTCACGGTGTTGGGTCAGCAGAGCGAGGAGTTCCGAGCCAGACTCGACGGCCGGGAAGTCGAAGCGCTCGCGTCCTTGCGCCGCCAGGCCTCCGCGCTCGACGAGGAGCTGACCGCACGGGGGAGCGAAATCCAGGACCGCACCGAGAGGGAAATTGCCGCGCTGCGCGAACGCGTTGCGCTGGCAGACGACGAAGGCCGCGCGCTGCTCGACCGAATGCGCGCCGGGCAGGACGAGGCCGCGGAGAAATGGTCTGCCGCGATCGCAGACTTCAAAGACCGGCTGAAGCAAGCAATCGACGACATATCGCGGATCGACGCTGCCGCGCTCGACCAGGCGCGGCGTCGGCTCCACGCTTTGAGCGACGAGGCGGAGAGGGTCGACACGGCCATGAACGATCGTGTCGCGGCGTTCGAACAAGCCCTCGCAGGCCGCCGAGAGGAAGCACAAGCGCGCGAAACCGATGCCATCATTGCGCTCGAAAACCGCCTCGCGTCGCTCGACGAGCACGTTCGCGAGCGACAGGAAGAGCATCTCGCGCATGTCGCCGGGCTGGCGGAGCGCGGCGAGGCCATGTCGGCGCTACTGGGCGAACTGGGGCGCAAGATGGCCAGCATCGCCGAGCAAGGCAACCAAGCCGGCGGAACCTTGCAAGAGGCCACGGTCAACCTCGCTCTCAGCCTCGCCGAATCGCGCGAGGAACTGGTTCGCAACAGCGACCTCATTGCCCGGCTTACCGATGAAAGCGTGCGCCTGCTCGAACTCGTCAGGGCCGGCTCCGAACATGCCCAGCGCGATCTGCCGCGTGCCCTGGCCGATGCCACGAACGAACTGGACGGGTTCCAAAAGCGCGTCAGCGATGCGCGCGATGTCATTGGCGAGGCCGTCGGCCGGGGCGAGGCGCTTGCTGCGCATGCCGCCGCGGCGCGACGCGAGGGGGACGGGGCGCTCGATCAGTTCGCTGCGCTCGATGCACAAATTGCCAAGGCTGCCGAAACGCACGCCGAGCGGCTCGCCGAACTGGAGGCTTCGCTCGCGGCGATTGCCGAAAAGTCGGAGGCGATTGCCGAGCGCGCCCGCGGAACGCTCGGCGAAGCGCTCGAAGGCATGACCGAACGCTTTGCCGAGGACAGCGCGGTGTCGATCGAGCGTGCGCTGCGCGAGCACGCCGACAGCGCCATCGAAGACCTGCAGGAAAGCGCGCGCAAGGCAAGCGAAGCGAGCCGCGACGCTGCGATGCAACTGCGCGATCAGCTTTCGGCGGTCAACGAACTCGCCGGCAATCTGGAACATCGCGTCGCCTATGCGCGGCAACGCGCCGAGGAACAGGTCGACAACGACTTCGCCCGCCGCATGGCTCTCATCACCGAGAGCCTCCATTCGAGCGCGATCGACATATCGAAGGCGTTCGACACCGAGGTGACCGACACCGCCTGGGCAAGCTACCTGCGCGGCGACCGCGGAATATTTACCCGCCGTGCGGTGCGCCTGCTCGAAACGCAGGATGCGCGAGAGATCAGCGAGATCTACGGCGAGGACGGGGAATTTCGGGAAACGGTCAACCGTTACATCCACGATTTCGAGGCGATGCTGCGCAGCGTCCTGTCCACGCGCGACGGCCACGCGCTGGGGGTGACGCTGCTGTCGTCCGACCCGGGCAAGCTCTATGTCGCGCTCGCCCAGGCGATCGAACGCCTGCGCGGCTAG
- a CDS encoding type III pantothenate kinase, with protein MLLAVDVGNTNVVFAVLEGRDIRTRWRITTDPRRTGDEYAVWLLQLMAIEGIERAAVTGMIVSSVVPRTRHNLEVLAGKYFGVTAVFAGERGWGIEIDVEEPATLGADRAVNAIAAHEKYGDDLIVVDFGTATTFDVVDFNGAYKGGIIAPGINLSLDALVNNTAKLPRIAIEAPTGNASVIGRNTEDQMHIGVYWGYVAMMEGLIARIRAEIGRPAKVVATGGMAILFDEHTEIFDHVDADLTLEGLAILAERMEMS; from the coding sequence ATGCTGCTCGCCGTCGATGTCGGCAACACCAACGTGGTTTTCGCGGTGCTCGAGGGGCGCGATATCCGCACCCGCTGGCGGATCACCACCGATCCGCGCCGGACCGGCGACGAATACGCGGTGTGGTTGCTGCAGCTCATGGCCATCGAAGGGATCGAGCGGGCGGCCGTGACCGGGATGATCGTATCCTCGGTTGTGCCGCGCACCCGGCACAACCTCGAAGTCCTGGCAGGCAAGTATTTCGGCGTCACGGCGGTGTTTGCGGGCGAAAGGGGCTGGGGAATCGAGATCGACGTCGAGGAACCGGCCACTCTGGGCGCCGACCGCGCTGTGAACGCCATCGCCGCGCATGAGAAATACGGCGACGATCTGATCGTGGTCGATTTCGGCACTGCGACGACCTTCGATGTCGTCGACTTCAACGGCGCCTACAAGGGGGGGATCATCGCACCGGGCATCAACCTTTCGCTCGATGCGCTCGTCAACAACACCGCCAAGCTTCCGCGCATCGCCATCGAAGCGCCAACCGGCAACGCAAGCGTGATCGGACGCAACACCGAGGATCAGATGCACATCGGCGTATACTGGGGATACGTGGCGATGATGGAGGGCCTGATAGCCCGTATCCGCGCGGAGATCGGCCGACCGGCAAAGGTCGTCGCGACCGGCGGCATGGCTATCCTGTTCGACGAGCACACCGAGATTTTCGACCACGTCGATGCCGATCTGACGCTCGAAGGCCTCGCAATACTCGCCGAACGCATGGAGATGTCGTGA